The following coding sequences are from one Malaciobacter pacificus window:
- a CDS encoding BatD family protein, with protein sequence MLNRVFFLLFFVNILYANIDLQLPSKAILNEPFKFSIEINGNNIEFPSDINIDGNSPQNLGTSTSTTVLNGKIAKKIKKTYMFFPKSDFTFPSLKFIIDGKEYHTQKKEFILEKPSKTKSDLFDLEIKTSKNDLYIGENFILTILFKRKKDLQIIDLSFNKTDFKDFWFKQLDENETYEVDNYIVQELKFLMIPLKEGDLKLEPLGISAQILDVNSRFSFSNIAKEIKVYSNELSLNVRKLPDNIKLIGDFKIETTIDKDFLKKGEAVSYKVKITGTGNISDIPDLKLDIKNATMYENKPKIETKVSDNDLVGSYEKVFSIIPNESITIPSIKLGFFNKNENRLLELSSKEYKINVENSSNNLTNKNELVKKEDISNTKTTVIVEKNSLFENIVYFILGIVFTLITIIIYFYFINQKRKKEVYNTPLIKKVKKAKSKKELLKVLAIYINIDKNLDELLFKLEITNNVKVIKKEIIKEIIKLKL encoded by the coding sequence ATGTTAAATAGAGTTTTCTTTTTACTATTTTTTGTAAACATTTTGTATGCAAATATTGATTTACAACTACCTTCAAAAGCTATATTAAATGAACCTTTTAAATTTAGTATAGAAATAAACGGAAATAATATAGAGTTTCCTAGTGATATTAATATAGATGGTAATTCACCTCAAAACTTAGGAACTTCAACTTCAACAACAGTTTTAAATGGAAAAATAGCAAAAAAAATAAAAAAAACATATATGTTTTTCCCTAAGAGTGACTTTACTTTTCCTTCTTTAAAATTTATTATTGATGGAAAAGAATACCACACTCAAAAAAAAGAATTTATATTAGAAAAACCTTCTAAAACTAAATCAGATTTATTTGATTTAGAAATAAAAACTTCTAAAAATGATTTATATATAGGTGAAAATTTTATTTTAACAATTCTTTTTAAGCGTAAAAAAGATTTACAAATTATAGATTTATCTTTTAATAAAACAGATTTTAAAGATTTTTGGTTTAAACAATTAGATGAAAATGAAACTTATGAAGTTGATAATTATATTGTTCAAGAACTTAAATTTTTAATGATTCCTTTAAAAGAAGGAGATTTAAAACTAGAGCCTTTAGGTATATCAGCTCAAATATTAGATGTCAATAGTAGATTCTCTTTTTCGAATATTGCAAAAGAAATCAAAGTTTATTCAAATGAATTATCACTAAATGTTAGAAAACTACCTGATAATATAAAATTAATAGGTGATTTTAAAATTGAAACAACTATAGATAAGGATTTTTTAAAAAAAGGTGAAGCAGTTTCATATAAAGTTAAGATAACAGGAACTGGAAATATTTCTGATATTCCTGATTTAAAACTTGATATAAAAAATGCAACTATGTATGAAAATAAACCTAAAATAGAGACTAAGGTTTCAGATAATGATTTAGTTGGAAGTTATGAAAAAGTATTTTCTATAATTCCTAATGAATCTATTACAATTCCATCAATTAAATTAGGTTTTTTTAATAAGAATGAGAATAGATTATTAGAACTTTCATCTAAAGAGTATAAAATAAATGTAGAGAATAGTTCTAATAATTTAACTAATAAAAATGAGTTAGTAAAAAAAGAAGATATTTCAAATACAAAAACTACTGTTATTGTAGAGAAAAATAGTCTATTTGAAAATATAGTATATTTTATTTTGGGAATTGTATTTACATTAATTACAATTATTATATATTTCTATTTTATTAATCAAAAAAGAAAAAAAGAGGTGTATAATACACCACTAATAAAAAAAGTAAAAAAAGCAAAAAGTAAAAAAGAGCTTTTAAAAGTATTAGCGATATATATTAATATTGATAAGAACTTAGATGAATTACTTTTCAAATTAGAAATAACAAATAATGTTAAAGTTATAAAAAAAGAGATAATTAAAGAGATAATTAAATTAAAATTATAA
- a CDS encoding molybdopterin-dependent oxidoreductase encodes MSSNNNVACPMDCYDTCQAEYSDGLVKGSKNNRVTNGKLCVNFASLLKQEYLQTAKYNSEDISLEQGLEILVDKLKNTEASRTLFYKGSGNLGVMQSASKNFFSQYGSVLTKGSLCDGGGSAGIEAGRGSVQNPPIQDLIDSDVIIVWGRNFSVTSPHIYNLVKDKTFITIDPIKTDIAKKSELHLQLNPKTDHELALMLTRVTYMNRLDDEEYLEENTEGNDWFFDICKNRPLVSYEVTTGVELNDVYKLFDIIEDKTVSIVLGLGVQKYFEGAQITRCIDSFATFVGIHKQDCGGVWYLSDSNYAYEKQFEYKGKNKKVAIPTVDFSHYDLVFIQGANPVVSAPNTKFVKEGLEKTFVVYFGTTFNDTCEYADLIIPSTEFLSKDDVRLSYGHEYIAISNKVKEASYNSISEYDLANYLIKEFNFESLKDKDEILNYYIENKVEYEKFETFEFIEDVEIEPLYKNKTQENFYLITAKNKLSLNSQFEIDNNVYLNSATNFKDDDKVKISSPYGSAIFNVKINDDIKDNCAFFFAGNRFVNYLTPNKDDEDTFSAMYQEVLIEIELC; translated from the coding sequence TTGAGTTCAAATAATAATGTAGCATGTCCAATGGATTGCTATGATACATGTCAAGCAGAATATTCAGATGGTTTAGTAAAAGGTTCAAAAAACAATAGAGTTACAAATGGAAAACTATGTGTTAATTTTGCATCTCTTTTAAAGCAAGAGTATTTACAGACAGCAAAGTATAATAGTGAAGATATTTCTTTAGAACAAGGTTTAGAAATATTAGTTGATAAACTAAAAAATACAGAAGCTTCAAGAACACTATTTTATAAAGGAAGTGGAAATTTAGGTGTAATGCAAAGTGCTTCTAAAAATTTCTTTTCTCAATATGGAAGTGTTTTAACAAAGGGAAGTTTATGTGATGGTGGAGGAAGTGCTGGTATTGAAGCAGGACGAGGAAGTGTACAAAATCCACCAATCCAAGATTTAATTGATAGTGATGTGATTATTGTTTGGGGTAGAAACTTTTCAGTTACTTCACCTCATATATATAATTTAGTAAAAGATAAAACTTTTATTACAATTGATCCTATAAAAACAGATATAGCTAAGAAATCAGAACTACACTTACAATTAAATCCAAAAACTGATCATGAATTAGCTTTGATGCTTACTAGAGTAACATATATGAATAGGCTTGATGATGAAGAGTATTTAGAAGAGAATACTGAAGGTAATGATTGGTTCTTTGATATTTGTAAAAATAGACCCTTAGTTTCATACGAAGTTACAACTGGAGTTGAGTTAAATGATGTATATAAACTATTTGATATTATTGAAGATAAAACAGTATCTATAGTTTTAGGTTTAGGAGTTCAGAAATACTTTGAAGGTGCTCAAATAACTAGATGTATTGATTCTTTTGCAACATTTGTAGGAATTCATAAACAAGATTGTGGAGGAGTTTGGTATTTAAGTGACTCAAATTATGCTTATGAAAAACAGTTTGAATATAAAGGAAAAAACAAAAAAGTTGCTATTCCAACTGTTGATTTTTCACATTATGATTTAGTATTTATCCAAGGAGCTAATCCAGTAGTAAGTGCTCCTAATACAAAATTTGTGAAAGAGGGACTTGAAAAAACTTTTGTAGTATATTTTGGGACTACTTTTAATGATACTTGTGAATATGCAGATTTAATAATTCCATCAACTGAATTTTTATCAAAAGATGATGTTCGTCTTTCATATGGACATGAGTATATTGCTATTTCAAATAAAGTTAAAGAAGCTTCTTATAATAGTATTAGTGAATATGATTTAGCAAATTATTTAATAAAAGAGTTTAATTTTGAATCTTTAAAAGATAAAGATGAGATATTAAATTACTATATAGAAAATAAAGTAGAGTATGAAAAGTTTGAAACATTTGAGTTTATAGAAGATGTTGAAATAGAGCCTCTTTATAAAAATAAAACTCAAGAGAATTTTTATTTAATAACTGCAAAAAATAAATTATCATTAAATTCTCAATTTGAAATTGATAATAATGTATATTTAAATAGTGCTACAAATTTTAAAGATGATGATAAAGTTAAAATTAGTTCACCTTATGGAAGTGCTATTTTTAATGTAAAAATTAATGATGATATAAAAGATAACTGTGCGTTCTTTTTTGCCGGAAATAGATTTGTAAACTATTTGACTCCAAATAAAGATGATGAAGATACTTTCTCTGCTATGTATCAAGAGGTTTTAATAGAAATTGAATTATGTTGA
- the flgL gene encoding flagellar hook-associated protein FlgL — MITQTEQTLYRLSMLDAAQEKISYQMSTGKKLQNGSDDSELYARQLYVDDKIRMYEGLETQIQKTNAQNNVADSTIGEIKSILEFVKSEMIKANTSTTTDEGLKAIAVNVEGMKQNLLDLANTQIEGEYLFAGSDSSIRPFSEDSSGKVNYDGDNQLRKVAVEDGSYRQRGVNGYDVMYYPTSTAYKGEELTFTADSKIFDEQGMQWKLNGSNDTLEQYDFDGNLTVNQITGVVGDGNSPETFTAIAPVDDGTKLIAKTSIFDVIDTVVNSLNKVDSNGNPISEEDAKAGISKGVDDIGDAYDGVNVAHADLGGRNRVFEVSLERVSSKLTQFNVLSTEIGAADLSKVAIEAKALELTYTALYSTINRTSQLSLVNFIR; from the coding sequence ATGATTACTCAAACAGAACAAACACTATATAGATTGAGTATGCTAGATGCTGCTCAGGAAAAAATCAGTTATCAAATGAGTACAGGAAAAAAACTTCAAAATGGAAGTGATGATTCTGAACTATATGCAAGACAACTTTATGTTGATGATAAAATAAGAATGTATGAAGGCTTAGAAACTCAAATCCAAAAGACGAATGCACAAAATAATGTTGCAGATTCAACAATTGGAGAGATAAAGAGTATTTTAGAGTTTGTTAAATCAGAAATGATAAAAGCAAATACTTCAACAACTACAGATGAAGGCTTAAAAGCAATTGCAGTAAATGTTGAAGGAATGAAGCAAAACTTGTTAGATTTAGCAAATACTCAAATTGAAGGTGAATATCTATTTGCTGGATCTGATTCATCAATTAGACCTTTTAGTGAAGATAGTTCAGGTAAGGTAAATTATGATGGAGATAATCAATTAAGAAAAGTAGCAGTAGAAGATGGCTCTTATAGGCAAAGAGGTGTTAATGGGTATGATGTGATGTATTACCCAACTTCTACAGCATATAAAGGTGAAGAATTAACATTCACTGCTGATAGTAAGATATTTGATGAGCAAGGAATGCAATGGAAATTAAATGGATCAAATGATACTTTAGAACAATATGATTTTGATGGCAATTTAACAGTAAATCAAATTACAGGTGTTGTTGGGGATGGAAATTCACCTGAGACATTTACAGCAATAGCCCCAGTTGATGATGGTACAAAACTTATTGCTAAGACAAGTATTTTTGATGTTATTGATACGGTTGTTAACTCATTAAATAAAGTTGATTCTAATGGAAATCCAATTAGTGAAGAAGATGCAAAAGCAGGAATTTCAAAAGGTGTTGATGATATTGGAGATGCTTATGATGGTGTTAATGTTGCCCATGCAGATTTAGGTGGAAGAAATAGAGTTTTTGAAGTATCTTTAGAAAGAGTTAGTTCAAAATTAACTCAATTTAATGTGTTATCAACTGAAATAGGAGCTGCAGATTTATCAAAAGTTGCTATTGAAGCTAAAGCTTTAGAATTAACTTATACAGCGCTTTATTCAACTATTAATAGAACAAGCCAACTATCGTTAGTTAATTTTATTAGATAA
- the flhA gene encoding flagellar biosynthesis protein FlhA, with the protein MNIRRFFSKDLFVVAIFVAILMIIIVPLPKGLLDFFLTISLSLSLLILLISLYIQKPSDLTTFPTLILILALFRLSLNIATTRSILSEGHNGPDAVSSIISAFGEFVVGGNMVIGIIVFIILVLINFMVVTKGATRVAEVTARFTLDSMPGKQMAIDADLNAGFIDDVEAQERRKALITEASFYGAMDGSAKFVKGDAVAGIIITLVNLIGGLLIGLFQHDMSVAQSGEIYTILTIGDGLVAQIPALILSTATAIIITRSNMDEDKFANQSITQLIKDSKSLLLVGIGMVLFGFVPGFPTGILIVMGLMMMFTGYVISMIDSNQENSITRFFNPPEKKPEIKEDIETLKDRKKQVVENNESKNLETIMKLEVLELKLGVRLLKLVQGNSELLDKIRAIRKTIASELGFVIPQIRISDDANLGPNEYQLYLKRIPLVKGKVEVDKFLAMGGLGNEKLKGLKVKEPVFNLDATWIDESMKEEALMKGFTVVDAPTIISTHISEIIKKHAEDIITRQDIVDIIERLKKDFPIVIEEAMKLTSYGSLLKVCKDLLHEKIPIVDMLTIIEAVADIAEFTKAPDVLLEHVRSKLYRLITQKFKDTDGILHIVTIKPELEQQFIGKLQDQHGVSQLMLSIAEINNLVTSTKKLLDEVESKGLNKVAMVVDPSLRKRISEIYEKFGLQVAVLSHAELDSKANFSIEGTLEF; encoded by the coding sequence ATGAATATAAGAAGATTCTTTTCTAAAGATTTATTTGTTGTTGCAATTTTTGTAGCAATATTAATGATTATTATAGTCCCTTTACCTAAGGGACTTTTAGATTTCTTTTTAACGATCTCTTTATCATTATCTTTATTGATTTTATTAATATCTTTATATATTCAAAAACCTTCTGATTTAACAACTTTTCCAACTTTAATTCTTATTTTAGCATTATTTAGGTTATCTTTGAATATTGCTACAACTAGGTCGATATTGAGTGAGGGGCATAATGGACCTGATGCAGTTAGTTCTATAATCTCAGCATTTGGTGAGTTCGTAGTTGGTGGAAATATGGTAATTGGTATTATAGTTTTTATTATTCTAGTACTTATTAACTTTATGGTTGTAACAAAAGGTGCCACAAGGGTTGCAGAAGTTACAGCAAGATTTACTCTTGATTCTATGCCTGGTAAACAAATGGCTATTGATGCAGATTTAAATGCAGGATTTATTGATGATGTTGAGGCTCAAGAGAGAAGAAAAGCATTAATTACTGAAGCGAGCTTTTATGGAGCAATGGATGGATCTGCGAAGTTTGTAAAAGGTGATGCCGTAGCTGGTATTATAATTACATTAGTAAATTTAATTGGTGGTCTATTAATTGGTTTATTTCAGCATGATATGAGTGTTGCTCAATCGGGAGAAATCTACACGATTTTAACAATTGGTGATGGATTAGTAGCACAAATTCCAGCGTTAATTCTATCAACTGCAACTGCAATTATTATTACTCGTTCAAATATGGATGAAGATAAATTTGCAAATCAATCTATTACTCAATTAATAAAAGATAGTAAGTCTTTACTACTTGTTGGTATAGGTATGGTGTTGTTTGGTTTTGTTCCAGGTTTCCCAACAGGTATATTAATCGTTATGGGATTAATGATGATGTTTACAGGATATGTAATCAGTATGATTGACAGTAATCAGGAAAACTCTATCACTAGATTTTTTAATCCTCCTGAGAAAAAACCAGAAATAAAAGAAGATATTGAAACTTTAAAAGATAGAAAAAAACAAGTTGTAGAAAACAATGAATCTAAAAATCTTGAAACAATTATGAAACTTGAGGTTTTAGAGTTAAAATTAGGTGTAAGACTTTTAAAACTTGTTCAAGGTAATTCTGAGTTACTAGATAAAATAAGAGCAATTAGAAAAACAATAGCTAGTGAGTTAGGGTTTGTTATCCCTCAAATTAGAATATCAGATGATGCAAACCTAGGTCCTAATGAGTATCAATTATATTTAAAAAGAATTCCTTTGGTAAAAGGAAAAGTTGAAGTTGATAAATTCTTAGCAATGGGTGGATTAGGAAATGAGAAATTAAAAGGCTTAAAAGTTAAAGAACCAGTATTTAATTTAGATGCAACTTGGATTGATGAATCAATGAAAGAAGAAGCTTTAATGAAAGGTTTTACTGTAGTTGATGCTCCAACTATTATTTCAACTCATATCTCAGAAATAATTAAAAAACATGCCGAAGATATTATTACTAGACAAGATATAGTTGATATTATAGAAAGATTGAAAAAAGATTTCCCTATTGTTATAGAAGAGGCTATGAAATTAACTTCATATGGATCTTTATTAAAAGTTTGTAAAGACTTATTACATGAAAAAATTCCTATTGTAGATATGCTTACAATTATAGAAGCCGTTGCTGATATAGCAGAATTTACAAAGGCTCCTGATGTACTTTTAGAACATGTAAGATCAAAGCTTTATAGGTTAATTACACAAAAATTTAAAGACACAGATGGAATATTACACATCGTTACTATTAAACCTGAGTTAGAACAGCAATTTATAGGTAAACTTCAAGATCAACATGGTGTTTCTCAATTGATGCTTTCAATTGCAGAAATAAATAATTTAGTAACAAGTACTAAAAAACTTTTAGATGAAGTTGAATCAAAGGGACTAAATAAAGTTGCAATGGTAGTAGATCCAAGTCTAAGAAAACGAATCTCTGAGATTTATGAAAAATTTGGATTGCAAGTTGCTGTTTTATCTCATGCAGAATTAGATTCTAAAGCAAACTTCTCTATTGAAGGAACGTTAGAGTTTTAA
- a CDS encoding tetratricopeptide repeat protein has translation MKFFLILVLSINFLFAKKDFYYGFINSSGNQISEQRKQAIIDGFDIIDNARNLAKEGKIDEAYAQISSFKNTNNIKVLKSDTVILYSELALKKETKRIILNAAKDLEDSINSSLINEYDLAKAYSLLVELKLQTNKINDAKYFSNIIINNFDDELTKTYGKISLAKVYKYQRNYFAATKTLYEILTKTKNKEVATIVADELFDVYILDNKYDEANELISQVLKNNIEFYANDSYLANLKVNKLIKAGMPEHATEILKELLSRTTKDESIEDFKYKLANTYMLMYDKTNYYLEKAKELYKDIINDYPNGIYSRNAKMYLDEILMRQGFLKPVVVASKYQNSESMEQKALLQELMNYKSDKKFDLVIKSKKVYKKISNSIAQRFGYESINAIFDEVNIEMIEDYLAQDKCYELNNVLKTTRKETLEKIAQDETLKTKFFECLIEVPYERAFLLLKDTFNSSRDANIYLYLEKMALGLNLIDEAIDLSSKVEMVDNQKVLEKEFMYKYQIAKKKNDGIMLDKFLYYAKFNPQFVTSNSNNPLIIDFYYDLYLYQLKNNEMNNAKETLIKLNNKQKEFEVYVYSPFVELELSKYEKEKNNNQKALEYLLNSLENARLIKPNDQAKIYYEIFKSYELLGNNTKKDEYLNKCKEVENTKDSFYKKMCDGL, from the coding sequence TTGAAGTTTTTTTTAATTTTAGTTTTAAGTATTAATTTTTTATTTGCAAAAAAAGATTTTTATTATGGTTTTATTAACTCTTCAGGTAATCAAATAAGTGAACAAAGAAAGCAGGCTATAATTGATGGTTTTGATATTATTGATAATGCTAGAAATTTAGCAAAAGAGGGTAAAATAGATGAAGCATATGCCCAAATTAGTAGCTTTAAAAACACAAATAATATAAAAGTTTTGAAATCAGATACTGTAATTTTATATTCAGAATTAGCATTAAAAAAAGAGACTAAAAGAATAATTTTAAATGCAGCAAAAGACTTAGAAGATTCAATTAATTCATCATTAATAAATGAGTATGATTTAGCTAAAGCTTACTCTTTATTGGTTGAGTTAAAACTACAAACCAATAAGATTAATGATGCAAAATATTTTTCTAATATAATTATTAATAATTTTGATGATGAATTAACTAAAACTTACGGAAAAATATCTCTTGCAAAAGTATATAAATATCAAAGAAATTATTTTGCAGCCACTAAAACACTTTATGAAATATTAACAAAAACAAAAAATAAAGAAGTAGCAACAATTGTAGCTGACGAGCTATTTGATGTTTATATTTTAGATAATAAGTATGATGAAGCTAATGAGTTAATTTCTCAAGTTTTAAAAAATAATATAGAATTTTATGCAAATGATTCTTATTTAGCAAATTTAAAGGTTAATAAATTAATTAAAGCAGGAATGCCAGAGCATGCAACAGAAATTTTAAAAGAGTTATTATCAAGAACTACTAAAGATGAGTCAATTGAAGATTTTAAATATAAATTAGCTAATACTTATATGCTTATGTATGATAAAACAAACTATTATTTAGAAAAAGCAAAAGAGTTATATAAAGATATTATAAATGATTATCCAAATGGAATTTATTCAAGAAATGCCAAAATGTATTTAGATGAGATATTAATGAGACAAGGTTTTTTAAAGCCAGTTGTTGTAGCAAGTAAATATCAAAACTCCGAATCTATGGAGCAAAAGGCTTTATTACAAGAATTAATGAATTATAAAAGTGATAAAAAATTTGATTTAGTAATTAAAAGTAAAAAAGTATATAAAAAAATCTCAAATAGCATAGCACAAAGGTTTGGTTATGAATCAATAAATGCTATATTTGATGAGGTGAATATTGAAATGATTGAAGATTATTTAGCTCAAGATAAATGTTATGAATTAAATAATGTATTAAAAACAACAAGAAAAGAGACTTTAGAAAAAATTGCTCAAGATGAAACATTAAAAACAAAATTTTTTGAATGTTTAATAGAAGTGCCATATGAGAGAGCTTTTCTTTTACTAAAAGATACCTTCAATTCAAGTCGTGATGCAAATATATATTTATACCTAGAAAAAATGGCATTAGGTTTAAATTTAATTGATGAGGCTATTGATTTATCTTCAAAGGTAGAGATGGTTGATAATCAAAAAGTTTTAGAAAAAGAGTTTATGTACAAATATCAAATAGCAAAAAAGAAAAATGATGGAATTATGTTAGATAAATTTTTGTACTATGCAAAGTTTAATCCTCAATTTGTTACTTCAAATAGTAATAATCCTTTGATTATCGACTTTTATTATGATTTGTACTTATATCAACTAAAAAATAATGAAATGAATAATGCAAAAGAGACTTTAATTAAACTTAATAATAAGCAAAAAGAGTTTGAGGTTTACGTTTATTCTCCTTTTGTAGAGTTAGAATTGTCAAAATATGAGAAAGAAAAAAATAATAATCAAAAAGCTTTAGAATATTTATTAAATTCTTTAGAGAATGCAAGATTAATAAAACCAAATGATCAGGCAAAAATATATTATGAGATCTTTAAATCTTATGAACTACTTGGTAATAATACTAAAAAAGATGAATATTTGAATAAATGTAAAGAAGTTGAAAATACAAAAGATAGTTTTTATAAAAAAATGTGTGATGGCTTATAA
- a CDS encoding HlyD family efflux transporter periplasmic adaptor subunit gives MIKKSFWISLFIGCLAYSSEYYSKLMPYENYSIKSAVSGKVIYANTQIEGFSAKNSTIIKIDSKLNEIELEQNRKKLASLNEMIKIENLNYERLNKVSSKSKFEKDSQKLKAINYETQRADLIIRIETLKDTIKNKKLVEKSNYIFNIAVKEGDYVNPGTLLYEAKDLTKGKLEIFVPIEDIESIKNKKIYIDGKESNVEISKIYDVADSTHISSYKVELILKNVEKFSRLVKIEFK, from the coding sequence ATGATAAAAAAAAGTTTTTGGATATCTTTATTTATAGGATGTTTAGCATATTCTAGTGAATATTATTCTAAACTAATGCCCTATGAAAATTATAGTATAAAATCAGCAGTATCAGGAAAAGTTATTTATGCAAATACGCAGATAGAAGGTTTTAGTGCTAAAAATTCAACTATTATAAAAATAGATTCTAAATTAAATGAAATTGAGTTAGAACAAAATAGAAAAAAACTTGCAAGTTTAAATGAAATGATAAAAATTGAGAATTTAAATTATGAAAGATTAAATAAAGTATCTTCTAAATCAAAGTTTGAAAAGGATTCTCAAAAGTTAAAAGCGATTAATTATGAAACTCAAAGAGCAGATTTAATTATTAGAATTGAAACTTTGAAAGATACAATTAAAAATAAAAAATTAGTTGAAAAATCAAACTATATTTTTAATATAGCTGTAAAAGAAGGAGATTATGTAAACCCTGGAACTTTACTATATGAAGCGAAAGATTTAACTAAAGGAAAATTGGAAATATTTGTTCCAATTGAAGATATAGAATCAATAAAAAATAAAAAAATATATATTGATGGAAAAGAGAGTAATGTTGAAATTAGTAAAATTTATGATGTAGCAGACTCAACTCATATCTCTTCATATAAAGTTGAATTAATTTTAAAAAATGTAGAGAAATTTTCAAGGTTAGTAAAAATTGAGTTCAAATAA
- the fliI gene encoding flagellar protein export ATPase FliI, producing the protein MNIDDILNKIDSSNLSIAFGRIKKISTTTINATGLEVAVGDIVRIESEQHLYTVLGMVASINDDDFTIVPFSFIDGFRIHDKVYLQKDGLSVSCGYGLLGRVVNALGEPIDGKGKISDIEDNSAINKVSMPALERGIIDQRFSTGVKAIDSMLTSGKGQKVGIFAGSGVGKSTLMGMIVKGCEAQIKVVALIGERGREIPEFIHYNLNNDLENTVIIAATSDESALMRKYGAFTAMAIAEFFRDKGHDVLLMMDSVTRFAMAQREIGLSTGEPPVSRGYPPSVFALLPQLMERAGNNARGSITAFFTVLVDGDDMNDPIADQSRSILDGHIVLTRELTEQGFYPPINLLKSASRVMDKVVDKEHYNGFLKLKRVLSLIKENEVLVRVGAYKSGMDPELDNAMARKEKIREFLTQGTSEQYDYNQIVSMFKKVLQ; encoded by the coding sequence ATGAATATTGATGATATTTTAAATAAAATTGACTCTTCTAACCTATCTATAGCATTTGGTCGTATAAAAAAAATATCAACTACTACTATTAACGCAACGGGTTTAGAAGTTGCAGTAGGTGATATTGTTAGAATAGAATCAGAACAGCATTTATATACAGTTTTAGGTATGGTAGCTTCGATTAATGATGATGATTTTACAATAGTTCCTTTCTCTTTTATTGATGGTTTTAGAATTCATGATAAAGTGTATTTACAAAAAGATGGTCTAAGTGTTAGTTGTGGTTATGGCTTATTGGGAAGGGTTGTAAATGCCTTAGGTGAACCAATTGATGGAAAAGGCAAAATTAGCGATATTGAAGATAACTCAGCAATTAACAAAGTATCAATGCCTGCTTTAGAAAGAGGAATAATAGACCAAAGGTTTTCAACAGGAGTTAAAGCAATAGATTCAATGTTAACTTCAGGAAAAGGGCAAAAAGTAGGTATATTCGCAGGTTCTGGAGTTGGTAAATCAACACTTATGGGAATGATTGTAAAAGGCTGTGAAGCTCAAATTAAAGTTGTAGCATTAATTGGTGAAAGGGGTAGAGAAATTCCTGAGTTCATTCATTATAACTTAAATAATGATTTAGAAAATACAGTTATAATCGCTGCAACTAGTGATGAATCAGCATTGATGAGAAAATATGGTGCCTTTACAGCTATGGCAATTGCAGAATTTTTTAGAGACAAAGGACATGATGTTTTATTAATGATGGATTCTGTAACAAGATTTGCCATGGCTCAAAGAGAGATAGGTTTAAGTACAGGAGAGCCCCCTGTTTCAAGAGGTTATCCACCTTCTGTTTTTGCACTATTACCTCAATTGATGGAAAGAGCAGGTAATAATGCAAGGGGTTCTATTACTGCATTTTTTACAGTTTTAGTAGATGGTGATGATATGAATGACCCGATTGCAGATCAAAGTAGATCTATTTTAGATGGACATATTGTTTTAACAAGGGAGTTAACAGAACAAGGTTTTTATCCTCCAATTAATCTATTAAAGTCTGCATCTAGGGTAATGGATAAGGTAGTTGATAAAGAGCATTATAATGGCTTTTTAAAGTTAAAAAGAGTATTATCTTTAATAAAAGAGAATGAAGTGTTAGTTAGGGTTGGTGCATATAAATCAGGTATGGACCCTGAATTAGATAATGCAATGGCAAGAAAAGAAAAAATAAGAGAGTTCTTAACTCAAGGTACAAGTGAACAATACGATTATAATCAAATCGTATCTATGTTTAAAAAGGTATTACAATGA